GTCCATTTGCCTAATTCTGAGGTAACTGATATTTTGCCTTCCATGTGTTCCAAAAGCCTTGCTACTGTTGCCAGACCTATTCCGGTTCCTTTTTTACCGTGGCGATCCTGTTCAGATGCGACATAAAATAACTTGAAAACCTGATCAATTTTATCAGGAGCAATACCGCTACCATTATCCTTTACTGAGATGTGGTAATTTTCTTCATCCATTTCTAGATAAATTTCTATCACCGTCTTTTCCTTATCGCTATACTTGACCGCATTAGTCACAAGGTTGATTAAAATTTGCTCGAGGGCAATTGCATTAGTATGAAGGGTGGTCTCCTCAGTGGGTTTGTAGATCACTGTGACGTTTTCGTTGAGAACGGTCATCGCAATCACATCTTCTACCAGGTCTATATAACTTACTTCATCTACCTCCTCACTAACCATCTCATCGCTCTTATAAAAAGTAAGCATACCGTCTATATAGCGACTTAGACTGGCTGAACTTTCTTTTAGACTTTCAAGATAACTGATGGATTTTTCACTCAGATCTTTTTCAGTTTTCTTCAAAAGATCTGTTACCATCATTATGTTGCTTAGCGGTGCTTTTAAGTCATGGGAGACGATTCCGGCAAAATCCTTTAGTTCCTCATTGCGCTCCTTCAGCCTTTTACGGGCTTCCTTTAATTTGAAGTTCTGGTACCGCTGTTCAAAGAGGAGCATGACTTGTTTTGCCATGGATTTAAGGGCATCGGATTGACTTTCTGTTAGAGATCTCTTTTTATGATCGTAAACACACAAAGTCCCTAGTCTATAGCCGTTTTTATCTATAAGTGGTGCACCGGCATAAAAAATAATTTCAAATTCCTCAGCCACTGGATTACCCTTGAATCGCTCGTCTTCACGTGCATCTTCTACAACCATAATCTCATCAGGATTGTTCAGGGCATGACCGCAAAATGACAAGTCTCGAGGGGACTCTGTGAGATCTACACCAAACCGGGATTTGAAGAAATTCCTGTTATTATCAATTAAAGTGATCAGCGCGATGGGGGCATCACAAATAGATGCAACAATAGAGGTTATATTATCATATTGCTCCTCAGGCATCGTGTCCAGTAACTGGTATTTTTTTACCGCAGCGACGCGCTTCTGCTCGTCTCTACCTATTGTGGGTGCAATCATGATTCAACTTTGGACAAATATAATGAGATAAGTGGTTTTATGTGGTTCTTCCTACATGATTCAATGAGTACTTTATTGAAATTACGCTTTCGCGAAAGCGTAACAACTCAAATTATCCTACATTTTTTTGGAAAGGTTTTACATAGATGAACCAATGCGATAAGTGCTTTTAGAATAAAAATGGATTTGATTCAGATTCTAGAGATTGATCTGAAGCTCATTAACGGTTTAGACATCTTCAATGTGTGGCATATAAGAAGAGATAAAGCGAGTGAATGGCGTGGAGGGAATGCTGATAATATGAAACAAGAATTCAAAGATTACGGTTTGCCGGTGGCTACAATGTATGCGGTAGGCGTTTTAAAATGTCTTTTTTTGATAATGCTGTTAGTGTCAATTTTTATCACTGAACCCATGTGGTTTGAGACGGTAGCTGGATACGGTATAGCAGTACTTATGGCTGGAGCTATTTTAATGCATGCTTATATAGGAGATGAAGCAAAGAAATGATTGCCTGTTTTTTCTTTAATGACACTCTCGATCCTCGTTACACTGATCTAGGAAATGTTTAGAAAAAATCTGTAGGCAAGAATAAGGTTGAGGATCAAGTATATCAATGCTGGTGAACTGCGATAGATCGCATCTTTAATTCTCAGTCTTACGAAAGCTCCAGCTGTTATTAAAAGAGCTAATTCCAGAGAGGCAAATAATCCTATTACGGTAAATTTTATACCGACAAAGAGACCCGAAACACCTATTAATTGAAGTATGCCGGTGAGGATTCTTTGATTTTTTGTCAATTTGAGCCGTTCATATTCGGTTATCATTCTTTTACCAAACAAACAAGTTAGCCTAAAAACAATAATGAAATGATATTGAAATAATGAAGTAGCTCAATAGTTTTCACTTCATCGTGGTGCGATCAATTATTATATTTAAGAAACCTCTGTAAGTATAGGCATTTCTACAGTAATCCTAGTTCCGTGATCATTCTCTGAGATAAAAGAGATATTTCCTTTATGTACGTTAGTAATCAATTTAGATAAATGATTAGTCAAACCATTTTCTAAACCTTTCCCAAAATGAGCATTTTTATCAAAGAATCTGAGTTTCATTTTCTCAGAAATGACAGATTCAGTCTCGATATAGACACTGAGCTGTCTTTCTTCAAATATTGTGATATTAATAGTGCTGTTTTGGGGAGCGCTCGTTATTGCGTTCTTGATTAAGTGTTCAAAAAGGTACTCCAGGTAAAACTCGTCGCCTACCACAATCAACTGATGCCCGTATGGATCAATTAGATCTTGATCTTGATTCTTAATATTGATTCTAATGCCCTTCTCATCTGCCATTTCAGCTGAATCCATGATTTGATTACAGATGAGATTAATGAAGTCAAAGTTGCTCAATTGAGGCTTAAAGCTACCCGTTTCCATAGCTTCAAAATCATCTGCGCTGCTTAGGTGCCTCAAGGTATCCTTACCTATGTCCATGATGATTTTGAGCCATTGCTCTTGCTTTAAGGTGAGATCGGTTTCTTTGAGAAGGTCGGCAAAGGTGAGTAGAGAACTTACCTTGCCGCTCATAGATTCTTTTTCAGCTTTTTTTTCCAGACTCAAATCATCAGTAATTACTTTTTCAAGAATGTCTAGTGTGATACTTAATCTCTTGAGCGTGACATCAGTTTGATCAGCTTTGACGACTAGAGTCATTTTACACTTACCGTCATCCTCACCATCGTCTAGGTAAGCCGCATTTGTGATAATTTCAAATAGATTGTCCTTTTTATCCTTGACTAGCCACCTACCTTTTAATTCAAACCGTTCTTGTAGAAATTTTTGATGCAATTCTACTAAGTGGGATTGATGGTCATCTGGTACCACAATGGTAAAGTTCTTACCTATGAGTTCTTCCCGGGTATAGCCATAGATGTCACAATAGGTTGCATTAACATCGGTATAGATTCCTTGTTCATTAGTGACACAAATACCTATAGGCATCAGTTCAAAAACCTGATACATAACATCCTGATGATCCTCAAAGAAACTTACGATTTTCTGAAGGTCTTTTTCTGTGCTTTTATCCTTGTTCATTATTAGGGTAAAATAATACCTGGGTAAAGCGGTCAATCAATCATTCTAAAGCTTGTATCCCACAAACATAACGTACAAATATACTCCCAATTCTCATATTTCAGATATAATGGATAGTTGTACCACGATTGTAGCACCATACTTATTATGAATTATGAATGAGATGGCTCTTTTGAGAGTTATAGAAATGAGTCTTGCGATATGTGTTTTTAAACCAAGGATTTCTTTCTCATCAGCAACTACTACGAGATACAGTTTGTTTTTTTAACTTCTCAATTTTGAAGAAATTGAGCATTTATAATAATGGCAATCTAAGAAAATCGGTTCCAGTGTCAAGTTTGTTTCACTACAACTCAACTGATCAACAATTTTATTTCATAGCTCTAATACGCTGCGATAAAGAGGGATGCGAGTAATGAAACCACACATAGGCTGGGTGCGGTGTTAAGTTACTCAAGCTGGTTTTTGAAAGTTTCTTCAGTGATGATATAAGAGGTTGTTCAGAGTATGTATTCTTGGCATAATCATCTGCTTGATATTCAAATTTTCGCGAAAGCAAATTCATACAAATACCCGTTATCGTGGATATAGGAGAGTATAACAGTCCAAATGCAACCAGTCCTATATGAAAAGTGCTATTTTCTACTCCCAGAGCTCCTGCCAGCAACTCGCTATCGACAACTAGAGAAAAAATAAATAAGGTCAGTCCCGTAGTGAGTGCACTCGCAATTAAGTTAAATATGATGTGTTTTTTCTTGTAATGGCCTACCTCATGGGCTAGAACTGCAACAATTTCTTCTTCATCGAGTTTCTCGATAAGTGTATCGTACAACGTGACTCTCTTTTCACTACCAAATCCGCTGAAGTACGCATTTGCCTTAGTTGAACGTTTACTGCCATCAATCACAAAAATCTTGTCGAGCTGGAACCCCACGCTAGCGGCATAATCAGCGATTTTTTCGCGTAAGCTTCCATCTTCAAGTGGCGTCTGTTTGTTGAACAATGGCACAATTAACTTAGAATAGAACATATTCATAAGCAACGAGATAACAAATACGAGAATCCACACATACCACCAAAAATTTTCTGCCGTAAGACTGTAGATATAAATGATCGCAGCAAGAATCCCGCCTCCTAGAATCAGTGACATCAAATAACCTTTGATTTTATCCAGAATAAAGGTTTTAGGCGTCGTTTTATTGAAACCAAAACGCTCCTCAATCACAAAAACTCTATAAATCCCAAATGGTAGAGAGATCAACTCGCTCGCTGCTCCTAAGATTCCAAAAAATACCAGCGCGACAAGAATATAGTGATCAGTAATCTGGTAGGCAATCTCATTAACAACTGCAAAACCATCTAGAAATAGAAAAGCGAGCAACAAAACAAAGGAAAACACACTGGACAGCAGTCCAAATTTATAGTTCACCATTTTATAACGCTGTGACTTCTCATATTCCTCCTGATCGTAAACATCAGCGAGTTCTTGAGGTATAGGTTGAGAATACCAGGTATAATTTAGGTAGCCCAGAACACGTTCCAGAACAAAATCAAAGGCGATAATCGCAATGATGATATAAAATAGGGTCGTTTCGTTCATTTAAAATTTCTTTGTCGTTTGGCTTCAAAAAGCAATATCGCAGCACTTACTGATACATTCATGGAGTCTATCGCTCCTCCCATCGGGATGATCACGTTTGCTTTTGCGGCATCTCTCAAAGCCTGATCTAGGCCGGTAGCCTCAGTTCCCACAGCAATCGCGCAACCATTTGTGAAGTCTTGCTGGTCGTATCTGGTGCTATTTTGTAAGGTAGCTGCGAATAGGTCAATTTTTTTAGTTTGCAAGAAGTCGGTTAGTTCAGCAGCTGTTTCAACAGTTACCGTGGGAACCGTGAAAAGACAGCCTACGCTGGATCGTATGACATTTGGGTTGTACAAGTCTGTGGTGGGCGCTACCACGATCATGGCATCTACTTTGGCAGCGTCTGCAGTACGTAACAAGGCACCTAAATTTCCAGGTTTTTCAGGTGACTCTGCGATGAGTATTAATGGCTTTTCAGAGAGTTGTAAGTCTTGAAGTTTGAAGTTTTTCGCTTTCGCGAAAGCGAGACAACCCTCAACACCACCACGATAAGCGATATTTTCATAAACCTCGCGAGAAACCTTGATGACTTGCGGACTTTGCTTGATGTTCAGTTTATGGTAAATGTTCTGGGGGTCAGTTGTGTCTGTATCCTGAAACAGATCATCGCAGACAAATAAAGTGTCCAACTCGTAATAACCCTGATCTGCCAGCATGATCTCACGACGGCCCTCAATCACAAAAATGCCCTCAGATCGCCTGGCGCGGCTCTTGCGCTGCAATTGCTCAATTTTTCTGATGGTCGCATTATGAGGACTGGTAATCAATTTCATGCGACAAAAATAGGGATAAGCCAGCATCAAGGTTGCTCATGTTTATGAAAACTTAAGCGCAGGCTTCTCGGGTTGGGATCTAAGTTCTCGTAAATTTGTGAGAAACTCAAATTATGAACTTTCATACTAGAAAATGGGTGAAACCGGAGGATCTGAATCCTAACGGAAGCCTCTTCGGTGGTAGGCTGCTGGAATGGATCGATGAGGAAGCGGCGCTATACACGATCATCCAGCTGGAAAATCAGCGTGTCGTGACAAAGTACATGTCTGAGATCGATTTTAGAGCAAGTGCAAAGCCAGGTGATATTGTTGAGATCGGTTTAGAGGTAGTTTCGTTTGGAAAATCCAGCATTACTTTGAAATGCGAGGTTCGCAATAAGATGACCTATGAGTCGATCATCACTATTTCCAAAATCATTTTAGTAAATCTGGATGAAGCTGGAAAACCAGCTCCTCATGGTAAGACAAAGGTAGAATACCAGCATGAACGTATGAAAGATCGAGGTTATGAGTCTTAAGATCGAGCCCAGCTGGAGAGAGATGCTACAGGATGAGTTCAATCAGCCTTATTTTGAGCAACTAACGGAATTTGTGCGTCATGAATACCAGAATAATACCTGTTACCCACCTGGTCCTAAAATTTTTTCCGCATTCAATCGTACGGCTTTTGAAGATGTTAAAGTAGTCATTATAGGTCAAGACCCATATCATGGTTCAGGTCAAGCAAATGGTTTGTGCTTTTCAGTAGCTAATGGCGTTGCACACCCACCGAGTCTGGTAAATATTTTCAAGGAACTCTATCAAGATGTGGATGTCAGAAAGCCTTATCCAAAATCTGGTAATCTTGAACACTGGGCAGATCAGGGAGTCTTGTTGCTCAATGCTGTTCTCACAGTACGTAGTGGAGAGGCAGGCAGTCACCAGAAAAAAGGCTGGGAGCGCTTTACAGATGCCGTCATCAAAAAATTATCAGATGAGCGGGAGAATCTAGTTTTTATGCTTTGGGGAGGTTTTGCAAAAGGTAAATTAAAACTAATTGACGAGAAAAAACATTTTGTTCAAACCACGGGTCACCCGTCACCATTAAGCGCAAACCGCGGATACTGGTTTGGGAACAAGCATTTTTCTAGAGCTAATCGCTATCTCGAGGAGCAGGGGAGAAGGCCTATTCAGTGGTGAAATAAAAAAGGATCGCGAGAGCGATCCTTTTAAAATTTGAAGCAGAAATTTATTTTACAATTTAACTATTTTAACTACACTAGTTGATTTTCCAGAAGTTAGCTGGGCTAGGTAAATACCACTATTTAGTGAAGTACCCTCAATTGTAGTTTGAATAGCATTAGGTGTCAATTCCTTAACCATTTTTCCGGTCATATCAAATAATTGAATTCTATCAATTGTTGAATCCTGAGATTCTACTCTCCAATTATTTGCTGAAGGGTTAGGGTAGACATTGAAGTTAGCAACCGCAATATCATCCTCTGATAGTGGTCCATTTTGAGTAAGAACAATATTATCAAAGTACACAATCCCACCATTTGCAACAGACTGCTGATAAGGATCAGCCTTCCACTGGAAGAAGTTTGCATCACTGAAACCTAGATTTGTGAAATATGACATAGGGATTGAAACTAATGTCCATGCGCCCGTCGCAATATTCTCTTGATCTCCGTTGTTTGTGTCACCGATCTGATAGTTAAATTCTTCAACACCACCATCATTATCAATCATTACAAATCTAAACCCTGGAGTACTTGCTTGCGCGAAATAATAGAAATTCACGAAGTCATAAGATGATACATCGTCAGGACCTCCTTCGCCTTGTCCGTAACCAGCTACACTAAAATCTAACTTCAAGGCATTGTTTACGTCTCCTGAAGGATCTAGATCTACAGTGGTAACAGAACCAAAGTCATACTGGAAAGTGAGACCATTAGAGAAGTTTCTTGTGTCGTTATAGATGCTATAAACTTCTGAATCAGGATTGCTTACTCCAGGCGCTGCATCAGGAATGGTAGCTACAAAATTTACAGTGTAGGTTTCAGACACATTACCATTAGGAGAAGTTACGACTACAGTTGCCGATCCGGGCACAGCAGTTGCCTGATT
This genomic interval from Nonlabens spongiae contains the following:
- a CDS encoding GAF domain-containing sensor histidine kinase, yielding MIAPTIGRDEQKRVAAVKKYQLLDTMPEEQYDNITSIVASICDAPIALITLIDNNRNFFKSRFGVDLTESPRDLSFCGHALNNPDEIMVVEDAREDERFKGNPVAEEFEIIFYAGAPLIDKNGYRLGTLCVYDHKKRSLTESQSDALKSMAKQVMLLFEQRYQNFKLKEARKRLKERNEELKDFAGIVSHDLKAPLSNIMMVTDLLKKTEKDLSEKSISYLESLKESSASLSRYIDGMLTFYKSDEMVSEEVDEVSYIDLVEDVIAMTVLNENVTVIYKPTEETTLHTNAIALEQILINLVTNAVKYSDKEKTVIEIYLEMDEENYHISVKDNGSGIAPDKIDQVFKLFYVASEQDRHGKKGTGIGLATVARLLEHMEGKISVTSELGKWTEFKITFPQNHS
- a CDS encoding DoxX family protein — encoded protein: MDLIQILEIDLKLINGLDIFNVWHIRRDKASEWRGGNADNMKQEFKDYGLPVATMYAVGVLKCLFLIMLLVSIFITEPMWFETVAGYGIAVLMAGAILMHAYIGDEAKK
- a CDS encoding PAS domain-containing sensor histidine kinase encodes the protein MNKDKSTEKDLQKIVSFFEDHQDVMYQVFELMPIGICVTNEQGIYTDVNATYCDIYGYTREELIGKNFTIVVPDDHQSHLVELHQKFLQERFELKGRWLVKDKKDNLFEIITNAAYLDDGEDDGKCKMTLVVKADQTDVTLKRLSITLDILEKVITDDLSLEKKAEKESMSGKVSSLLTFADLLKETDLTLKQEQWLKIIMDIGKDTLRHLSSADDFEAMETGSFKPQLSNFDFINLICNQIMDSAEMADEKGIRINIKNQDQDLIDPYGHQLIVVGDEFYLEYLFEHLIKNAITSAPQNSTINITIFEERQLSVYIETESVISEKMKLRFFDKNAHFGKGLENGLTNHLSKLITNVHKGNISFISENDHGTRITVEMPILTEVS
- a CDS encoding M48 family metallopeptidase, translating into MNETTLFYIIIAIIAFDFVLERVLGYLNYTWYSQPIPQELADVYDQEEYEKSQRYKMVNYKFGLLSSVFSFVLLLAFLFLDGFAVVNEIAYQITDHYILVALVFFGILGAASELISLPFGIYRVFVIEERFGFNKTTPKTFILDKIKGYLMSLILGGGILAAIIYIYSLTAENFWWYVWILVFVISLLMNMFYSKLIVPLFNKQTPLEDGSLREKIADYAASVGFQLDKIFVIDGSKRSTKANAYFSGFGSEKRVTLYDTLIEKLDEEEIVAVLAHEVGHYKKKHIIFNLIASALTTGLTLFIFSLVVDSELLAGALGVENSTFHIGLVAFGLLYSPISTITGICMNLLSRKFEYQADDYAKNTYSEQPLISSLKKLSKTSLSNLTPHPAYVWFHYSHPSLSQRIRAMK
- a CDS encoding TrmH family RNA methyltransferase, with the translated sequence MKLITSPHNATIRKIEQLQRKSRARRSEGIFVIEGRREIMLADQGYYELDTLFVCDDLFQDTDTTDPQNIYHKLNIKQSPQVIKVSREVYENIAYRGGVEGCLAFAKAKNFKLQDLQLSEKPLILIAESPEKPGNLGALLRTADAAKVDAMIVVAPTTDLYNPNVIRSSVGCLFTVPTVTVETAAELTDFLQTKKIDLFAATLQNSTRYDQQDFTNGCAIAVGTEATGLDQALRDAAKANVIIPMGGAIDSMNVSVSAAILLFEAKRQRNFK
- a CDS encoding acyl-CoA thioesterase, with product MNFHTRKWVKPEDLNPNGSLFGGRLLEWIDEEAALYTIIQLENQRVVTKYMSEIDFRASAKPGDIVEIGLEVVSFGKSSITLKCEVRNKMTYESIITISKIILVNLDEAGKPAPHGKTKVEYQHERMKDRGYES
- the ung gene encoding uracil-DNA glycosylase, translated to MSLKIEPSWREMLQDEFNQPYFEQLTEFVRHEYQNNTCYPPGPKIFSAFNRTAFEDVKVVIIGQDPYHGSGQANGLCFSVANGVAHPPSLVNIFKELYQDVDVRKPYPKSGNLEHWADQGVLLLNAVLTVRSGEAGSHQKKGWERFTDAVIKKLSDERENLVFMLWGGFAKGKLKLIDEKKHFVQTTGHPSPLSANRGYWFGNKHFSRANRYLEEQGRRPIQW
- a CDS encoding T9SS type A sorting domain-containing protein yields the protein MKKITLYVSLMCAALCFAQSVPTAVAPTPPTRDAADVISIFSGAYNDVTGSNYNPDWGQSGFASANTAYDVLGSGDLALAYPNFNYQGNQFGSNQNVAAMEFVHIDIWTNNTTVNFFLIGLGAGNERSVSIPAAPGQWTSLDIPLADFYNAGLSGTIIQQFKYDGGDGTAASEIYVDNVYFWKVPANPQDDATLSSLEVDGQSVPNFSGAGTDYTIELQIGTTSVPQITAATPNNPGATVQINQATAVPGSATVVVTSPNGNVSETYTVNFVATIPDAAPGVSNPDSEVYSIYNDTRNFSNGLTFQYDFGSVTTVDLDPSGDVNNALKLDFSVAGYGQGEGGPDDVSSYDFVNFYYFAQASTPGFRFVMIDNDGGVEEFNYQIGDTNNGDQENIATGAWTLVSIPMSYFTNLGFSDANFFQWKADPYQQSVANGGIVYFDNIVLTQNGPLSEDDIAVANFNVYPNPSANNWRVESQDSTIDRIQLFDMTGKMVKELTPNAIQTTIEGTSLNSGIYLAQLTSGKSTSVVKIVKL